From Pleurocapsa sp. PCC 7319:
ATCTGGCAGGAAAAACTCTTCTGGAAACATATCCTGAACAAGCACCTGATGCTCTTCTGGAAACTTACAAAGAGGAAGCTCATAATGACTATGGGGCACATTTCCATGTAATTAAGTTACTAGGTTTACTCAATTACCAAGCTGGCTACGATTTAATTCTAGAAGCTTTACATAATACTTCCCCGCAGTTTCAAAAATCGCGTGCAGCAGCAGCGATCGCTTTAAGTAATATCAACGCTACTCAAGCAATTCCGATCTTGAAAGAAACTATCAATACACCAATCTTTGATCTCAAGTATGCTTGTTTATTAGCATTAGAACAATTAGGCGAGAACTGTTGGTCAATCGTAGCTGAAGACAAAAACCTGTTAATCAAAGCCAAAGCTAATCATAAACTTAGTTAATCAAGAATCTAAAAAATCTCAAATTTATGAATTCACGCCAGTTCATTACCAATGGAGAAGGTTTACCGCAGTGGAATGCTCCTATTAGTCATGCCGTTGTGGTTAACAATACTTGTTATGTAAGTGGTCAGCTTTCGGTAGATGTTTCAGGCAAATATGTACCTGGCTCAATTTTAGAAGAGGCAAAACTCGCTTTTAGTAATTTTTTTGCTGTACTTAAAGCTGCTGGTTTCACTTCTGAAGAAGTTGTATTTGTCGATCTTGCTTTCATTGATTTACAGGATGTACCTGTAGTCAATGAACTATTTACCAGTTACTTTTCACCAGGGTATAGACCAGCCAGAACTATATATCAAGCTGCTGCATTACCTTATGGAGGCAAAATCAAAGTAACTGGAACTGCTGTTAAAGATATGCCTGAACATGAATAATAGTAGTCATTGGAAAACAATTTGGCAAAATCCTGAACAACTACCAATACTAGATAAGAATCAAGTTCATGTGTGGCGTGCCAATTTAGAGTTATCAAAAACTGAAATTGAGCAATTAGCTACTTGTTTATCTACCGATGAAATATCCAGGGCGAATAAATTTCGTTTCCCCATTCATAAAAGACGGTTTATTGTTGCCAGAGGAATTTTACGCCAGTTATTAGGCAATTATCTACAACTCAGCCCCGACCGCATAAAATTTGAGTATGGCGATCGCGGTAAACCAAGACTAGCGGCATCAGTAGTAGATGGTTTTTTACAATTTAATGTTTCTCATTCTGAAGAGTATGCTCTGTATGGGTTTACGCATCATCACCTTATAGGAGTAGATCTAGAATATCTAAGAGACATGAAAGATGCAGTTAAGCTAGCTGAACGTTTTTTTTCTCCTAGAGAATTTGAATTGCTCGCCGCCATAGATAGTGAGCAACAACGAAAAGTATTCTTCAAACTCTGGACGGCCAAAGAAGCCTATTTAAAGGCGATCGGTACAGGGCTGACCAATTCATTAGCTAGTATAGATATATCTTTCGATCAAACTGGAAATCCTAAGTTATTGGCTATAGAAGGAGATCTTGAAGCAACAGCTAATTGGTCTATGTATCCCTGTGTTCCAGAAATTAACTACGTAGCAACCGTAGCAATCAAAACACCAACAAACAGTCAGCAAATTTATTTCTGGAATTGGCATCAAAATTCGTTCCCACCTAAAATCTGACTTCTGACTAACAAAATCAGTTTATTGAACACAATAAATATTAAAATCGCGGTATGATCTCTTAGGATTTCTTAATATTATAGTAAGCAGGATTTAACAAGAGAGAATTTCTATGACTATTACCTTTGTTAAGGAAGATAAAGAAGTAATCACTGCCATGGGGTCTAATTTACGAGAGAAAGCTCTTCAAAATCAAGTTGATATTTATACTCTTGGGGGTAAGCTTAGAAACTGTGGTGGTTACGGGCAATGTGCTACTTGTATTGTCGAAGTCGCTGAAGGCATGGAGAATTTATCCCCTAAAACAGATTTTGAACTACGCAGGTTAAAGAAAAAGCCTGACAACTACCGTCTAGCTTGTCAAACTTTGGTCAACGGTTCCGTCAAGATTATCACGAAACCCAAGCCTTCTAAGAAATAAGAAGAATCCATGCAGCTATTAGCCTAAGTAATGATATTCTAGATAAGAATGTTATTTTAGTAATCGCTTACTTAGGAGCTGCTATTTTATGGAAGTTAATGAACTGGGGTTTGTAGCTACTATTCTGTTTGTTTTAGTTCCTACGGTCTTTCTGCTCATTCTCTTTATCCAAACCGATAAAGATCAAAGAGAAGGTTAATATAATCAAGAAAATAAAATTATTTGATTTTTGTAATCGAGTCAAAATGCGATCGTTAAGCGTAGGTTAAGCCAAAGCGCTTTAGAAACTCTCATTAGAATACAGATTAATTGAGATTTATTCTAGTTTCTGTATTCCTACCAGTAATATTAGAGTTTTCTCATACGTTCCAAATTGGCTCTATTTTTATTTTTATATTTTGAAAATTATGAGATTGCATTGCACTTCATAAACTTAATAATATTGATAAAATCTTGTTGAATATTATCAATGTTATTAGGTGTAAGTATAGGAATATGTACAAAAATACAGTTTATATTTAGCTCAAAAATCTGAATATAATGTAAGACCTGATAATATAACTCTTCGCAAACAAATCTGCCGGCATTATTACTAATTTTAGTATTTGTTAAGCAAGTAACTAATGCGTCTAAGTTTACATTGGTAAATATGCATTTTTCTTTACATACAGCGTTAGACTCTACAGTAAGAACATCTCTTGATTCAGCCATTCCACAGCAAATCACACCTTGTGGTTTTATTTTTTCTATAGTTTCAATGGCTTTTTGGGCAGCCAACACTTTATTTACAGGAAGTTTTCGCAAAAAAAATAAAGAATCTAAATATAATTGCTGTTTTTGGATGATTTCAAGTAAGTCATCAGAGGAATTTGACTTCTGATGAGGTAGCCAGATCTGAAAAGAAGTTAAAAGAAGTTGAGTAGACATTCATTCATTTACAATATTGTTTCTTTTTTTCTTGAAAAAATAAATAGTGTTTGATAATTAAAGATCTTATTTTTAAAAAATGGAAATACAATTTAGAGAATTTAACCCTTTCGATCTATGGATTTGGTTAGAATTTCCGACAGTTCCTTCTCGTATGGAACAACAATATATTGAAGAGTTATTAGATTCTTGGTTTTATCTCGGTAAATTAGGTGGCTTCAATGCCGAAAATTTACGAGTGCAAGATACTGGTGTCGAAATCAGCTACATGGAATATGATAATTCAGAGCTAGATCACGCTTTAATGGCTCCTATGCATAATATGGGAGAAATCGAATATTTGGGTGTTTGGGGACGATGTTGGTTTGATCTGGGTACTAGCGATTTAATCGCGATCGACATTTTAATCAATGCAATGAATCAACTAAGTAATGAATTTGTACAAATTAATAAACTAATAATAGGTGGTCAAAATGAAGATTGGCCTGTAAATGAGAATAATTCAGCATTTTATAGTCACTAGCAAATTCTTTACATTACAAAACCCCCTACGGACTAATTCGAGTAGGAGGTTTTGTGGTTAGAAGAATGAACCTGGCACTGAGCTATTTTTCCGGGAGGCTACCCTCCGAGTATCTTCGCCGCTACAGAGTTTCACCGTCGAGTTCGGGATGGAGTCGAAGTGGTTCCACTGCGCTAAAAGCACCAGGAATACTGTCTGGGTTTTACTGTAGATCAACCCTCAAGACTGCATAAATCTAGATGATTCAAGTCCAAATCAGAATAGTAGTAATTATTAATGGTCTAGTCGAGTTGAAGTTGGTCAAGCCCTCGGTCTGTTAGCACGCCTCGGCTGCAAACATTGCTGCTCTTCCACCTAACGCCTATTAACGGGTGTTCTTCCCGTGACCTTACTGGCAATTGCCATGAGAGTACTCATCTTGAGGTGGGCTTCCCACTTAGATGCTTTCAGCGGTTATCCTCTCCGCACTTGGCTACCCAGCGTCTACCGTTGGCACGATAACTGGTACACCAGCGGTGCGTTCTTCCCGGTCCTCTCGTACTAAGGAAGACTCCTCTCAATACTCTTGCGCCTACACCGGATATGGACCGAACTGTCTCACGACGTTCTGAACCCAGCTCACGTACCGCTTTAATGGGCGAACAGCCCAACCCTTGGGACCTACTTCAGCCCCAGGTTGCGATGAGCCGACATCGAGGTGCCAAACCTCCCCGTCGATGTGAACTCTTGGGGGAGATCAGCCTGTTATCCCTAGAGTAACTTTTATCCGTTGAGCGACGGCCTTTCCACGCAGCACCGTCGGATCACTAAGACCGTGTTTCCACCCTGCTTGAGTTGTCTCTCTCGCAGTCAAGCTCCCTTGTGCCTTTACACTCTCTGGCTGATTTCCATCCAGCCTGAGGGAACCTTTGTGCGCCTCCGTTACCTTTTTGGAGGCGACCGCCCCAGTCAAACTACCCACCTGAAACTGTTCTTCTCCCGGTTGACGGGCTCAAGTTAGAATTCTAGCCTCCCTAGAGTGGTATCTCACCGATGGCTCCTGCAATCCCACAAGACTGCTCTCAACGCCTCCCACCTATTCTGCGCAAGGAAAGCCCGAACCCAATTCCAGGCTATAGTAAAGCTTCATAGGGTCTTTCTGTCCAAGTGTAGGTAGTCCGTATCTTCACAGACAATCCTATTTCGCCGAGCCTCTCTCCGAGACAGCGCCCAGATCGTTACGCCTTTCGTGCGGGTCGGAACTTACCCGACAAGGAATTTCGCTACCTTAGGACCGTTATAGTTACGGCCGCCGTTCACCGGGGCTTCGGTCGCTAGCTTCATGCCTAAACACTGACCAACTTCCTTAACCTTCCGGCACTGGGCAGGCGTCAGCCCCTATACATCCTCTTTCGAGTTCGCAGAGACCTATGTTTTTGGTAAACAGTCGCCTGGGCCTCTTTATTGCAACCACCTCTCGGTGGCACCCCTTCTCCCGAAGTTACGGGGTCATTTTGCCGAGTTCCTTAGAGAGAGTTATCTCGCGCCCCTTAGTATTCTCTACCTGCCCACCTGTGTCGGTTTCGGGTACGGGTACTAAATCTTCAACACTTAAATAGCTTTTCTTGGCACTAGCTTTACCACACAGAGTCCTTAGACTCCTCCCAATCCAATCAGGGTGTGGTTATTTTTCATGCGTCCCTATCTAAGCTCCCATTTAGCAGTCAGGGAATATTCACCCTGTGTCCATCGACTACGCCTTTCGGCCTCGCCTTAGGTCCCGACTAACTCTCCGCGGACGAGCCTTCCGGAGAAACCCTTGGGCTTTCGGGGTATATGATTCTCACATATATTTTCGCTACTTAAGCCGACATTCTCACTTCTGTGTCGTCCACATCTGCTTGCCGCTAATGCTTCTCCCAACACAGAACGCTCCTCTACCACTACAGATAATTCTATAGTCCACAGCTTCGGTGACACACTTAGCCCCGTTCATTTTCGGCGCAGGAGCGCTAGACCAGTGAGCTATTACGCACTCTTTCAAGGATTGCTGCTTCTAAGCAAACCTCCTGGTTGTCTATGCACTCCCACCTCCTTTCTCACTTAGTGTGTACTTGGGGACCTTAGCTGGTGGTCTGGGCTGTTTCCCTTTCGACGATGAAGCTTATCCCCCACCGTCTCACTGGTAAAATTTCATTAGGTATTCTGAGTTTGTCTCACTTTGGTACCGCTCTCGCAGCCCGCAGCGAAACAGTGCTTTACCCCCTAATGAGTTCACTTACCGCTGCGCCTAAACGCATTTCGAGGAGATCCAGCTAGCTCCGGGTTCGATTGGCATTTCACCCCTAACCACACCTCATCCGCTGGCTTTTCAACGCCAGTCGGTTCGGACCTCCACTTAGCTTTACCCAAGCTTCATCCTGGACATGGTTAGATCACCCGGGTTCGGGTCTACAAATAGTGACTCAGACCGCCCTTGTCAGGCTCGCTTTCACTTTGGCTTCGGATATTACTCCTTAACCTGCCACTACCTGTAAGTCGCCGGCTCATTCTTCAACAGGCACACTATCACACGTTCAATCGTGCTCTAATTGCTTGTAGGCTAACGGTTTCATGTTCTATTTCACTCCCCTCGCTGGGGTTCTTTTCACCTTTCCCTCGCGGTACTGTTTCGCTATCGGTTACACATTAGTATTTAGCCTTACGAGGTGGTCCTCGCTGATTCACACGGAATTCCACGGGCTCCGTGCTACTCGGGATTCAGTCTGGCTACTTCCGTTTTCGACTACAGGACTTTCACCTTCTCTGGTGCAGCTTT
This genomic window contains:
- a CDS encoding DUF3531 family protein, with product MEIQFREFNPFDLWIWLEFPTVPSRMEQQYIEELLDSWFYLGKLGGFNAENLRVQDTGVEISYMEYDNSELDHALMAPMHNMGEIEYLGVWGRCWFDLGTSDLIAIDILINAMNQLSNEFVQINKLIIGGQNEDWPVNENNSAFYSH
- a CDS encoding 2Fe-2S iron-sulfur cluster-binding protein — translated: MTITFVKEDKEVITAMGSNLREKALQNQVDIYTLGGKLRNCGGYGQCATCIVEVAEGMENLSPKTDFELRRLKKKPDNYRLACQTLVNGSVKIITKPKPSKK
- the psbM gene encoding photosystem II reaction center protein PsbM, with the protein product MEVNELGFVATILFVLVPTVFLLILFIQTDKDQREG
- a CDS encoding RidA family protein, with the translated sequence MNSRQFITNGEGLPQWNAPISHAVVVNNTCYVSGQLSVDVSGKYVPGSILEEAKLAFSNFFAVLKAAGFTSEEVVFVDLAFIDLQDVPVVNELFTSYFSPGYRPARTIYQAAALPYGGKIKVTGTAVKDMPEHE
- a CDS encoding 4'-phosphopantetheinyl transferase superfamily protein encodes the protein MNNSSHWKTIWQNPEQLPILDKNQVHVWRANLELSKTEIEQLATCLSTDEISRANKFRFPIHKRRFIVARGILRQLLGNYLQLSPDRIKFEYGDRGKPRLAASVVDGFLQFNVSHSEEYALYGFTHHHLIGVDLEYLRDMKDAVKLAERFFSPREFELLAAIDSEQQRKVFFKLWTAKEAYLKAIGTGLTNSLASIDISFDQTGNPKLLAIEGDLEATANWSMYPCVPEINYVATVAIKTPTNSQQIYFWNWHQNSFPPKI